AACGGGTCACCAAATTCCTAAAGCGGATCTGGATGCCATCTTGACTGGAGCTACCTTGGCACCTTCTTCCTGGAATCTGCAACACTGGAAACTGCTCGTCATTGACGATCAAGCTCAGAAAGAAAAATTGCTGCCAATCGCTTATGGACAAAAACAAATCGTTGAAAGCTCTGTAGTTATTGCTGTTCTAGGAGATCTGGAAGCTAACAAAAACGCTGCTGCTGCTTTCGGTCCAGCTGTAGAAGCAGGCTTCATGCCGCAAGCTGTCTTTGACACCTTGGTTGGTCAAATCGAAGGAGCTTACCAATACCCGCAAGTCGCTCGCGATGAAGCTATCCGTAATGGTTCCTTGGCTGCCATGCAGCTTATGCTAGCTGCTAAATCCCTTGGCTATGACACTTGCCCAATGGGTGGTTATGATGCTGGTAAATTCGTTGAAGCTTTCAACGTACCTTCCCGCTATGTACCTGTTATGTTGATCAGCCTTGGATTGGCTGCTACGCCTGCAAGATCTGCTGGCCGTTTCTCCTTGGATCAAGTTGTCGTTTCCAACACTTTTTAATTAAAATGAACAAAAGGCATGACTTCCATCTGAGTATGGGAGTTCATGCCTTTTGTATGTGTGTTAATGAAATTGATCCGTTTCAAACCATATTTCATCGATAAGCTTATTGCGATATAGCATAGACACATTAAAGGTTTCATAGTCTTGTTCTTTATCCAGCTCGTCCAGCAGTAAAGAAGCGATTAACTCTCGGTCATCCGAATCACCAGGTTCCCGGAAATCAATAAACCCTGTCAACTGCCGAGAACTGACATCAACCGTAGCTGTGCCTATCGGCAAGCCGCCATAAGACTGCTGATAGATTTCATACGTTAACGAATCCCCATCATCGCGAGCCATTACAATCGTATAATCCTCCGGATTAGGCGGAAGCGCGGCATCACTATGCATATCTTCGACCAAATCCAATAAATCAATGTGTGTCAACTCCACCGTATCAATCGTTTCTCCGTTATATATCATATTGAAAATGAACGTATCCGTCTCATCCTCGTTGAAATCGGCAACAACTAACTCCGTCACCAAATCCATTTCTTCATCAAACGGGTCAAATTTCCAAATGACATCGCCAATGACATCCGAACCATATACATGCGTAGACGCTTCAGCCACCAACTCTGAATCCTTATCATAAACATGATATTCTACACGATTTCTGTTCTCCGCAACAATAACAAGCTCATAACCATGCTGCTTCTTACGCTCTTGAATCATATCCATTTGATCCAGCCCATAATCAGCATCAATGTCATCGAAACGCGTCTCATCACTCACCCATTCATAATCGACGGTTTCATCATGGGATTGCCGGATATCCGCCAAATTGTCCACCTCGAATATAGCCGGCTGCATAGCATGATCTGTCGCAATGACAAAGTCATACTCACTGTAACTGACCAGAACCTCGCATTCCTTGATTCCATAGGCGTCAATCACATCTTGAATATACGATTGTACGAACGCATACACCTTTTTCTTGTTTGCGATCGTAATGGACTGCTGCTCCAGATGAATCGAGCCTTTAAGTCGATCCGATTCCCTGTAGACTAGCGTTAACGTACCGACAAACTCCCCATTATACATAATATCGCAGACTTCGCCGCCTGCTGTTTTCAGGTCGGGTCTAAGCATAATATCGGCCACGACTTTACTCGCCTCCTCTACAGATCTTATAATTCTTCTGTAGATTCCCCCAACATCGACCAATTTATGAGTAACCAGGATAAACGTCTATACACATTTATCCCTTGTTTCATATGCTATCTTATAACTAGCGTCAAAAAGGAGGAAAATCCACATGTCAGCAGTCGGTGCATACTCATCCGGGGCCATCTTGGTACTCTTTATTTTATTGGTTATTATCACTAGCGCTTTTGTTATTTAAAAAGACAAAAAGAGACGGGACCCACGTCATATGACGTTGGAACCGTCTCTTTTTATGAACTCATAGATTCATTCAATCGTTGGCGTTCGTTTTCTATGGCAGTGATTTTGGCTTTCAGCCTTTCACTAACATCTTTTTGTTGGCTGTGCTTGACGAAAATACTTTTGGCTCGGCTTAATTTACCTGAGCGCATAGCAAGTTCGCCTAAAGCTACCTCTACCTTCCACTCACCGAGTTGGTAATCCGCACTCACGCTGCCACGATAGTAAGGTAGACTAGACAGCGATTTCTTATAGCCGATCTCCGCTAATCGCAGCAAGGCATCTGCTTGCTTCACCCGAACCTGAGCCAGCATATAGTGAGCATCCGGGAAATCGGGATGACTGGCAATCAGCTTGTGACAATAAGCTTCCGCTTCAGTGAAATTCATACGTACCATCATAATCTGATATAGAAACTTATACACATCAGGCATCCTGCCAAACATCGGTGTTTGCAGCCCCAGGCGCTCCGCCTCAAGCAACGCGGCATACGCCTGGTTTTCTTCGCCAATTCCTAGCGACTCCCTGCCGTAATACAACCAATGACCAGGGTTCTCCGGCTCTTCGAGTGTCATATGCTTCAACAAGCGTAGATTTCTTTCGAATTTGGCTCTGCTTTGCATGACAGAAGGTTCGTAG
Above is a genomic segment from Paenibacillus sp. HWE-109 containing:
- a CDS encoding nitroreductase family protein, which produces MSTQVQNEVLKVLEERHSVKQYQTGHQIPKADLDAILTGATLAPSSWNLQHWKLLVIDDQAQKEKLLPIAYGQKQIVESSVVIAVLGDLEANKNAAAAFGPAVEAGFMPQAVFDTLVGQIEGAYQYPQVARDEAIRNGSLAAMQLMLAAKSLGYDTCPMGGYDAGKFVEAFNVPSRYVPVMLISLGLAATPARSAGRFSLDQVVVSNTF
- a CDS encoding YjcZ family sporulation protein, whose product is MSAVGAYSSGAILVLFILLVIITSAFVI